In one window of Electrophorus electricus isolate fEleEle1 chromosome 15, fEleEle1.pri, whole genome shotgun sequence DNA:
- the si:dkey-260j18.2 gene encoding kelch-like protein 3: MNSVKGGTVTWKPQPWRDADSGGGEPLSDSDSEEEDFPDDTTTPLGEYVTLGLKQLLDAQQLCDVTLVVEGKSFMCHRVLLAAVSPYFRAMFTSPLVESRLTEIRLEEVTPSVMEAVIQFVYTGEAGLSLDTAEDLFVAANRLQVMPLQNLCSRFLFEHLSVENCLGMYSLARSHHDQLLLRASLRLVAQHFPRVARQRDFLLLDAGTLGSLLESDRLGVESETEVYDAARRWAEHQPAVRYAHMPALLRHLRPGLLTSEESRRLSKELGPKASTEGMGGPLRPREGMLEKKIVCVDLKPREDEALRESDYTVDCFDPRTGKWEKLSALGSLLCPGCTAVGSRLFVAGGVLRTGQVSSSLHEYDVVLDRWISRPSMEQQRAMFGLLGSGDVLYALGGCNRMALLDTCETFDLRTQRWAPGPRLPLPLRSFACATLRGRLYLLGGATLEQNRAVVHAGVLIYHTVTKTWSRVAMDSGATCLAGGVAVRGGVCAVGGYMRDAAKFLDGNYTQLEPLDATGRVLFFREGRGSGADREVAAAPGGGGSDRAPSPVVFPGLPRRIAAGGVARWKRRIYVLGGENGSRFYDSVYCWKPGWRSWVQRREKLPGDTGGVSQFGCTTLKFPKKHILARLRSALEKQGREKRLSRKTDDAARDRQSRRANQEV; encoded by the exons ATGAATTCAGTTAAAGGCGGGACGGTTACATGGAAGCCACAGCCTTGGCGTGACGCTGATAGCGGCGGTGGGGAACCCCTCTCCGACAGCGACTCAGAGGAAGAGGATTTTCCAGACGACACTACTACTCCACTGGGAGAATACGTCACTCTGG GTTTAAAGCAGCTCCTGGATGCTCAGCAGTTGTGTGACGTCACTCTCGTTGTGGAGGGAAAGAGTTTTATGTGCCACAG AGTTCTCCTGGCTGCAGTCAGTCCGTATTTTCGTGCCATGTTTACCAGCCCACTGGTAGAGTCACGGCTCACTGAGATCCGTCTGGAGGAGGTGACTCCTTCGGTTATGGAAGCAGTGATCCAGTTTGTCTACACAGGGGAAGCAGGGCTCAGCCTTGACACGGCAGAGGACCTGTTTGTGGCAGCCAATCGTCTTCAAGTAATGCCCTTGCAGAATCTTTGCTCCAG GTTCCTCTTTGAGCACTTGTCTGTGGAGAATTGTTTAGGCATGTACTCCCTGGCAAGGTCCCACCACGACCAGCTCCTGCTCAGGGCCTCGCTGAGGCTGGTGGCTCAGCACTTCCCACGGGTGGCACGTCAGCGGGACTTCCTGCTGCTGGATGCGGGCACCCTGGGCAGCCTGCTGGAGTCGGATCGGCTGGGCGTGGAGTCCGAGACGGAGGTATATGATGCGGCACGCCGCTGGGCGGAGCATCAGCCCGCCGTGCGCTACGCCCACATGCCTGCCCTGCTACGCCACCTGCGCCCTGGTCTGCTGACTTCTGAAGAGAGCCGGCGGCTGAGCAAGGAGCTGGGGCCGAAAGCCAGCACAGAGGGCATGGGCGGCCCGCTCAGGCCCCGCGAGGGCATGCTGGAAAAGAAGATCGTCTGCGTGGACCTCAAGCCCAGGGAAGACGAGGCCTTGCGAGAGAGTGACTACACGGTCGACTGCTTTGACCCACGCACAGGCAAGTGGGAGAAGCTGTCGGCGCTGGGCTCCTTGCTGTGCCCCGGCTGTACGGCTGTGGGCAGCCGGCTCTTTGTGGCGGGGGGCGTTCTACGGACAGGCCAGGTCTCGTCATCGCTGCACGAGTACGACGTCGTGTTAGACCGGTGGATCTCGCGGCCGTCGATGGAGCAGCAGCGCGCTATGTTTGGACTGTTGGGCTCTGGGGACGTCCTTTACGCACTGGGGGGCTGCAACCGGATGGCGCTCCTTGACACTTGTGAGACCTTTGACCTCAGAACGCAGAGATGGGCGCCAGGGCCTCGTCTTCCCCTGCCATTGCGCTCTTTTGCCTGTGCTACCCTGCGGGGGCGGCTCTACCTGCTGGGAGGTGCCACGTTGGAGCAGAACAGGGCGGTGGTGCACGCTGGCGTGCTCATCTACCACACTGTCACGAAGACCTGGAGCCGCGTGGCCATGGACTCCGGCGCTACCTGCTTGGCTGGAGGTGTGGCAGTGAGGGGTGGAGTCTGTGCAGTAGGCGGGTACATGCGTGATGCAGCCAAGTTCCTGGATGGCAACTACACCCAGCTGGAACCACTTGATGCCACAGGACGCGTGCTCTTTTTCCGAGAGGGGCGGGGCTCGGGGGCGGACCGTGAGGTGGCAGCTGCCCCGGGAGGTGGTGGTAGCGACCGCGCTCCCAGCCCCGTGGTCTTTCCGGGACTTCCACGACGCATCGCTGCAGGAGGGGTGGCGCGGTGGAAGCGGCGGATCTACGTGCTGGGCGGGGAGAACGGCTCGAGGTTCTACGACAGTGTGTACTGCTGGAAGCCAGGCTGGCGCAGCTGGGTCCAGCGCCGCGAGAAGCTCCCAGGAGACACCGGGGGAGTCAGTCAGTTTGGCTGTACCACTTTAAAGTTTCCCAAAAAACACATCCTAGCTCGCCTCAGGTCTGCGCTGGAGAAGCAGGGAAGGGAAAAGAGACTGAGCCGCAAAACGGACGATGCTGCGCGAGACAGGCAGAGCAGAAGGGCCAATCAGGAAGTGTGA